From a region of the Bermanella marisrubri genome:
- a CDS encoding DUF1365 domain-containing protein, translating to MSIKNSCIYQGEVRHRRFLPKRHELNYSLYMMFIDLDEWSEIFRGKWYASLERFNLLSLRRDDYFQGNQSDLKQSIIDHVEKDFAERGLQYQNITRVMLLTHGRHFNIIFNPVSFYYCYDEFDQLVAIVSQITNTPWGERHSYVLPKGQSDAAMKVELKGDNKHIFHFAKQFHVSPFNPMNMDYRWVFSEPGEKLHVHMDNFMQDADNEKHFDATLTMEKRSWQALPKSLIQTPLITVKVMWGIYWHALRLWMKVPFYDHPKTKTATPQGADNKTR from the coding sequence ATGAGCATTAAGAATTCATGTATTTACCAAGGAGAAGTACGCCATCGCCGCTTTTTACCCAAGCGTCATGAGCTGAACTACTCTTTGTACATGATGTTCATTGATCTTGATGAATGGTCTGAGATCTTTCGTGGAAAATGGTACGCCTCCCTTGAGCGTTTTAATTTGTTGAGCCTAAGACGCGATGATTACTTTCAAGGTAATCAGTCAGATTTGAAACAGTCGATTATTGACCATGTGGAAAAGGATTTTGCTGAGCGTGGTTTACAATATCAAAACATTACGCGAGTGATGTTGCTCACTCATGGGAGACACTTCAATATCATTTTTAATCCCGTAAGTTTTTATTATTGCTATGATGAATTCGATCAACTGGTTGCAATCGTATCGCAAATAACCAATACGCCCTGGGGTGAGCGCCATAGTTATGTCTTGCCGAAAGGGCAAAGCGACGCGGCCATGAAAGTGGAGCTGAAAGGCGATAATAAGCATATTTTCCATTTTGCAAAACAGTTTCATGTATCGCCATTTAACCCAATGAATATGGATTATCGCTGGGTGTTTTCTGAACCTGGCGAGAAACTGCATGTGCATATGGATAACTTTATGCAGGATGCAGACAATGAAAAGCATTTTGATGCTACCTTAACCATGGAAAAGCGCAGTTGGCAGGCGTTACCTAAGAGCTTGATCCAAACCCCTTTAATAACCGTAAAGGTGATGTGGGGTATTTACTGGCACGCCTTGAGATTGTGGATGAAGGTGCCTTTTTACGATCACCCAAAAACCAAAACGGCTACCCCTCAAGGGGCCGACAATAAAACAAGATAG
- a CDS encoding NAD(P)/FAD-dependent oxidoreductase, which produces MQNNNEQQRIAIVGSGISGLTCGYLLSQKHEITLFEANDYLGGHTHTYDVESNGKTYPVNTGFIVFNDWTYPNFIKLMDKLGVESEESDMSFSVRDENSGLEYNGTSLNSLFAQRINIIRPRFLRMVRDILRFNKETVSALSQQKIDEGQTLGEFVEEQGYGKEFVHHYIVPMGSAIWSASVDVMMDFPLKFFLQFFNNHGMLSVDDRPTWRVLTGGSRSYIDPITAPFKERIHLNTPVTSVKRHDTGVTITTNQGTHEFDQVIFACHSDQALSMLSDASMDEEHILGTIPYQMNDVVLHTDERLMPKRKLAWAAWNYHIPQRKSEYAMVTYNMNILQNYQDADETFLVTLNRNQEIDPDKIIAKFRYAHPVFTLDGVASQKRHSDISGKNRTHFCGAYWLNGFHEDGVNSALMVCKDFGIGID; this is translated from the coding sequence ATGCAAAATAATAATGAACAACAAAGAATCGCTATTGTTGGTTCTGGTATTTCTGGTCTCACATGTGGATATCTTTTATCGCAGAAACACGAGATCACATTATTCGAAGCCAATGATTACCTTGGCGGCCACACACATACCTACGATGTTGAATCCAATGGTAAAACCTATCCAGTGAATACCGGCTTTATCGTATTTAACGACTGGACCTATCCTAACTTTATCAAGTTAATGGACAAGTTGGGTGTGGAGAGCGAAGAGTCGGACATGAGTTTCAGTGTGCGCGATGAAAACTCAGGTTTAGAATACAACGGCACCAGCTTGAATAGCTTATTTGCCCAGCGTATTAATATAATTCGACCACGCTTCTTGCGCATGGTGCGGGACATTCTGCGCTTTAACAAAGAAACCGTATCCGCATTGAGTCAGCAAAAGATAGACGAGGGTCAGACACTTGGTGAATTTGTGGAAGAGCAAGGTTACGGCAAAGAATTTGTGCATCACTACATTGTCCCCATGGGCAGCGCCATTTGGTCCGCATCTGTGGATGTGATGATGGACTTTCCATTAAAGTTCTTCCTTCAATTCTTTAATAACCATGGCATGCTCAGTGTCGATGATCGACCAACCTGGCGAGTGCTGACCGGTGGCTCTCGTTCTTACATTGATCCTATTACCGCGCCGTTTAAAGAACGTATTCATTTAAATACGCCAGTGACCTCTGTGAAGCGCCATGATACTGGTGTGACAATCACGACTAATCAAGGCACTCACGAGTTTGATCAAGTAATATTCGCCTGTCATAGCGATCAAGCATTGTCCATGTTAAGTGACGCCAGTATGGATGAAGAGCATATTCTGGGCACCATTCCTTATCAAATGAACGACGTGGTATTACACACAGATGAGCGCTTGATGCCCAAGCGAAAATTGGCATGGGCGGCATGGAACTATCATATTCCGCAACGTAAAAGCGAATATGCCATGGTCACCTATAATATGAATATCTTGCAAAATTATCAGGACGCGGACGAAACCTTTTTGGTTACCTTAAATCGCAATCAAGAGATTGACCCTGATAAGATTATTGCTAAGTTCCGTTATGCACACCCCGTCTTCACACTGGATGGTGTCGCGTCGCAAAAACGCCATAGCGACATCAGTGGCAAAAATCGCACGCATTTTTGCGGAGCCTATTGGTTAAATGGTTTCCACGAAGACGGAGTGAATAGCGCACTGATGGTGTGTAAGGACTTTGGCATTGGAATCGATTGA
- a CDS encoding nuclear transport factor 2 family protein yields the protein MQQTDLAQHPLDRFEQLYHSLNKDSIELVKDVYADDIVFIDPFHRIEGMSQYLKYCADMYENVTRCEFQFHDRYVKDGAAVITWTMTFVHPKLNKGEPVTVDGASKLKFHDKIYSHKDYFDGGALLYEHVPVLGWAIGALKKRFG from the coding sequence ATGCAGCAAACCGATTTAGCTCAGCATCCTCTTGATCGATTCGAGCAGCTTTACCACTCTTTGAATAAAGACAGCATAGAGTTGGTAAAAGATGTTTATGCCGATGATATTGTGTTTATTGATCCGTTTCATCGAATCGAAGGCATGTCGCAGTATCTAAAGTACTGTGCCGATATGTACGAAAATGTAACCCGTTGTGAATTCCAGTTTCATGATCGCTATGTAAAAGATGGCGCAGCCGTGATCACGTGGACGATGACCTTCGTCCATCCCAAGCTCAATAAAGGTGAGCCAGTCACCGTTGATGGTGCTTCGAAATTAAAGTTTCACGATAAAATTTACTCTCACAAAGATTATTTTGATGGCGGTGCTTTGCTTTATGAGCACGTGCCCGTTTTAGGTTGGGCGATTGGCGCATTGAAAAAGCGTTTTGGTTAA
- a CDS encoding acyl-CoA desaturase, translating into MSISRSAGSLWRTIKLWVDAEQQDAPLKDGAESREMNWLRVMPFIFIHLACIAVIWVGISPVAVAVCLLMYWVRMFAITAFYHRYFSHRSFKTNRFWQFCFAILGNSASQRGPLWWAAHHRKHHKHSDEDEDLHSPVKHGFWWSHVGWFTCDAAFKTDYSVVKDWAKFPELKFLNRYDSLVPVLMAVCMFALGVVLNALWPNLGTSGWQMLIWGYFISTVLLFHGTFTINSLCHQWGKRRFETRDDSRNNFWLALITLGEGWHNNHHRFATSARQGFYWWEIDISYYILKAMSKLGIIYDLTPVPEKILREGREKGK; encoded by the coding sequence ATGAGCATTAGCAGAAGCGCTGGCTCGTTGTGGCGAACGATCAAGTTATGGGTGGACGCTGAACAGCAAGACGCCCCCTTAAAAGACGGCGCCGAAAGCCGTGAAATGAACTGGCTGCGGGTCATGCCATTCATCTTTATTCATTTAGCCTGTATCGCCGTAATTTGGGTGGGCATCAGTCCCGTCGCCGTTGCCGTATGCTTACTAATGTATTGGGTAAGAATGTTTGCCATTACCGCGTTTTATCATCGCTATTTTTCCCACCGCAGTTTTAAAACTAATCGCTTTTGGCAATTTTGCTTCGCGATTCTTGGTAATAGCGCATCTCAGCGCGGACCTCTTTGGTGGGCAGCCCATCACCGCAAACATCATAAGCATAGTGACGAAGACGAAGATTTGCACAGCCCAGTGAAACACGGTTTTTGGTGGAGCCACGTGGGATGGTTTACTTGTGATGCGGCCTTTAAAACTGACTATTCAGTGGTAAAAGATTGGGCAAAATTTCCAGAGCTTAAATTCCTAAACCGCTACGATAGTCTCGTCCCTGTTTTAATGGCGGTATGCATGTTTGCTTTGGGTGTAGTATTGAATGCCTTATGGCCCAATCTAGGTACTAGTGGTTGGCAGATGCTGATCTGGGGGTACTTCATTTCTACGGTGCTTTTATTTCACGGCACTTTTACGATTAATTCTTTGTGTCATCAATGGGGCAAACGCCGTTTTGAAACCCGCGATGATAGTCGAAATAATTTTTGGTTAGCCCTAATTACCTTGGGCGAAGGTTGGCACAACAACCACCATCGATTTGCTACGTCTGCTCGCCAAGGGTTTTACTGGTGGGAGATTGATATTTCTTATTATATTTTGAAGGCCATGAGTAAGCTGGGCATTATTTATGATCTAACTCCCGTGCCTGAGAAAATCTTGCGCGAAGGTCGTGAGAAGGGGAAGTGA
- the phrB gene encoding deoxyribodipyrimidine photo-lyase, translated as MSSFNAVWFRRDLRVHDNPALFHAMKNGQCIAFYCLAQKQWDEHQVSLRQRSLIRQQLEDLTQSLAALGVPLIVIDTADFKSIPKTFVSVLQQYNVEQLFCNAEYEVNEVALTKNVTEALQQQDIKCHEYHDQCLIQPGVIVNKQDQPYKVFTAFKKAYLAQLDIYMRDLYPLPKKQQAPKVKTDISALQSIAQVDIDPWQGSEQVALDALDEFCKDRIKAYKRDRDIPSLDGTSTLSPYLAIGSLSVRQCWQMSQQVSPSGSKPEGIATWQSELIWRDFYRHLIYFFPHVCQYKAFKQETDHLPWKKDQALFQAWCDGRTGYPLVDAAMRQLNQTGWMHNRLRMVAAMFLSKHLFIDWRLGEAYFMQQLIDGDLASNNGGWQWSASTGVDAVPYFRIFNPIRQSERFDSKGTFLRQYVPELASLDDKRIHNPDPITVKKLGYPAPIVDHKQAVVQTKQWFKELDASNKEFYSQESLI; from the coding sequence ATGTCTAGTTTTAATGCCGTTTGGTTTCGACGAGACCTTCGTGTTCACGACAATCCGGCGCTATTCCATGCCATGAAAAACGGTCAGTGCATTGCGTTCTATTGCTTAGCGCAAAAACAATGGGACGAGCATCAAGTCTCTCTACGCCAGCGATCACTTATACGTCAGCAGTTAGAAGATTTAACGCAATCACTTGCGGCTTTGGGTGTGCCACTCATTGTCATTGATACCGCGGATTTTAAATCCATTCCTAAAACATTCGTGAGTGTTTTGCAGCAATACAATGTTGAGCAACTGTTTTGCAATGCTGAATACGAAGTTAATGAAGTGGCGCTGACTAAAAATGTGACAGAAGCTTTACAGCAACAGGATATAAAATGTCATGAATATCATGATCAGTGCTTAATACAACCAGGTGTTATTGTTAACAAACAAGATCAACCTTACAAAGTTTTCACCGCGTTTAAGAAGGCATATTTAGCGCAGTTGGATATTTACATGAGGGATTTATATCCGTTGCCAAAGAAACAGCAAGCACCCAAAGTAAAAACCGATATCAGTGCTTTGCAATCTATTGCTCAGGTGGATATTGACCCTTGGCAAGGTAGTGAACAGGTTGCGCTGGATGCATTGGATGAATTTTGTAAAGATCGAATCAAAGCCTACAAACGTGATCGTGATATTCCATCGCTGGATGGCACTAGTACGCTAAGCCCTTATTTAGCCATCGGTAGTTTGAGCGTTCGTCAGTGTTGGCAGATGTCGCAGCAAGTGAGCCCTTCGGGAAGCAAGCCTGAGGGTATAGCGACCTGGCAATCTGAATTGATTTGGAGAGATTTTTATCGTCACCTCATTTATTTCTTTCCTCATGTTTGTCAATACAAAGCCTTTAAGCAAGAAACCGATCATTTGCCATGGAAAAAAGATCAAGCCTTGTTCCAAGCGTGGTGTGATGGTCGTACTGGCTATCCGCTGGTTGATGCAGCCATGCGCCAATTAAATCAAACTGGATGGATGCATAATCGTTTGCGCATGGTCGCCGCTATGTTTTTAAGCAAGCATTTATTTATTGATTGGCGCTTAGGTGAGGCCTATTTCATGCAACAGCTGATCGATGGCGATCTCGCCAGTAACAATGGCGGTTGGCAGTGGAGTGCGTCTACTGGTGTGGATGCTGTTCCATACTTTCGTATTTTTAATCCAATTCGCCAAAGTGAACGTTTTGATAGTAAAGGTACATTTTTGAGGCAGTACGTGCCCGAGCTGGCTAGCTTAGATGATAAGCGAATACATAACCCAGATCCCATTACGGTTAAGAAGCTGGGCTATCCAGCCCCGATTGTGGATCATAAACAAGCAGTGGTACAAACTAAGCAGTGGTTTAAAGAGTTGGATGCCTCAAATAAAGAATTTTATTCTCAGGAGTCTTTAATATGA
- a CDS encoding NAD(P)/FAD-dependent oxidoreductase — MQHYPIIIIGAGLAGVNAAYTLQAQGHRVLLIDKARGTGGRASSKRLQCDDEHSVGFDMGLSAFEANSAQWQARLATLQKNEQIDLWFQRDDHDFYCGRGRNSVVTRALTENCDFLLSTRVLSLASSVNGGWQLSLENTEGKKTDVSASHVIITAPAQQASAILPNEFAKIKSALTSLSCHPSFVTLVATNKKISSSDAIMKLDDNALHSIAFEHCKPQRDSAGHSLLKLQATTEFSLTHLDDDKAKVGEKLIQAAEAVLGPLRPIAQHTHRWLYSQYADGIGQELIDRDIRLSSGYITLRPDLLIASDYAYKAYTEQQPQALRVSDAESACLSGMAAAEVILESHLESA; from the coding sequence ATGCAGCACTATCCAATTATCATCATCGGAGCGGGTTTGGCGGGCGTGAATGCCGCTTATACTTTGCAGGCTCAAGGACATCGAGTTTTGTTAATCGATAAGGCGCGCGGCACTGGCGGGCGTGCGTCTAGTAAGCGCCTGCAATGTGACGATGAGCATTCGGTTGGCTTTGATATGGGGCTAAGTGCATTCGAAGCCAACAGTGCACAATGGCAAGCGCGTCTCGCAACATTACAAAAAAATGAACAAATTGATTTGTGGTTTCAACGAGACGATCACGATTTTTATTGCGGTCGCGGACGCAACTCGGTGGTCACGCGAGCCCTAACAGAGAATTGTGATTTTCTACTGTCTACTCGTGTGCTTTCTTTGGCATCAAGCGTAAATGGTGGCTGGCAGTTGTCGCTTGAAAACACGGAAGGGAAGAAAACGGACGTGAGTGCTTCTCACGTGATTATAACGGCTCCAGCACAACAGGCATCGGCCATATTGCCAAATGAGTTTGCCAAGATTAAATCTGCGCTAACGTCACTCAGTTGTCATCCAAGTTTTGTTACGCTGGTGGCGACCAATAAAAAAATATCGAGCAGTGATGCCATTATGAAGTTGGACGACAATGCTCTGCACAGTATTGCTTTCGAGCATTGCAAACCTCAACGGGATAGTGCTGGTCATAGTTTGTTAAAGCTGCAAGCAACTACCGAATTTTCCTTGACGCATCTTGACGATGATAAAGCCAAAGTAGGTGAAAAGTTGATTCAGGCGGCAGAGGCGGTTCTGGGTCCATTGCGTCCAATTGCTCAGCACACGCATCGATGGCTTTATAGCCAATATGCGGACGGTATCGGCCAAGAATTAATAGACAGGGACATTAGGCTATCATCAGGATATATTACTCTTAGACCAGATTTATTAATTGCATCTGATTACGCCTATAAAGCCTATACGGAGCAGCAACCTCAGGCATTGCGAGTGAGTGATGCCGAGTCGGCTTGTTTGAGTGGTATGGCCGCCGCAGAAGTGATACTAGAAAGTCATTTGGAGAGCGCTTGA
- a CDS encoding sigma-70 family RNA polymerase sigma factor yields MSYSRSESNNKLGELIVKLAEDQDQRTFAELFELSSSRLKAYALRCGANDSEAEELVQECLLTVWRKAHLYNPKAASASTWLYTIIRNKRIDLARKNKLDVIHSEDLWPDWEDDQEGSEDVESEVERDLNGKVIRTLLQALPDEQKQIVFKVYFEGKSHSEIAGELDLPLGTIKSRLRLAMKKLDTLAKEQVTWLIIILTLNF; encoded by the coding sequence TTGAGTTACTCGCGAAGTGAGTCCAACAATAAGCTGGGCGAACTCATTGTTAAATTGGCCGAAGATCAAGACCAGCGCACCTTTGCAGAGCTATTCGAATTGTCATCTTCTCGCTTGAAGGCCTATGCACTTCGTTGCGGTGCCAATGACAGTGAAGCCGAAGAATTGGTGCAGGAGTGTTTGCTCACTGTTTGGCGTAAAGCGCACCTTTATAATCCAAAGGCGGCCAGTGCCAGTACATGGTTATATACCATCATCCGGAATAAGCGTATCGACCTAGCGCGCAAGAATAAATTGGATGTCATACATTCCGAGGATTTGTGGCCAGACTGGGAAGACGATCAAGAGGGCTCAGAGGATGTAGAATCTGAGGTCGAACGTGATCTGAATGGGAAGGTTATCCGTACACTACTACAAGCCTTACCAGATGAGCAGAAACAGATCGTCTTTAAGGTGTATTTTGAAGGTAAGTCCCATAGCGAAATTGCTGGGGAATTGGACCTACCTCTAGGAACCATCAAGTCTAGGCTACGCCTAGCGATGAAAAAGTTAGATACCCTAGCAAAAGAGCAGGTAACATGGCTAATTATCATCCTAACGCTGAACTTTTAA
- a CDS encoding ChrR family anti-sigma-E factor: MANYHPNAELLMQFAAGQLDNALGIMVACHIQQCPHCRNQVRTYERLGGELLETMWTKADDNIVVSEDLLSKTIARLGDSRSSSASAEDTGVDKNIPKPLRRFVPKNFDDLPWYGFSSNIQQYDLNFGDDNQYVAKFYKIKAGKELPEHTHKGNEFTLVMSGAFSDEAGSYHSGDFILANEQTQHSPRAHNDMDCICFAVMDAPLKLTGFWGALINPFLR; encoded by the coding sequence ATGGCTAATTATCATCCTAACGCTGAACTTTTAATGCAGTTCGCTGCAGGGCAGCTCGACAACGCCCTAGGCATTATGGTGGCCTGCCACATTCAGCAGTGTCCCCATTGTCGCAATCAGGTCCGAACGTACGAGCGCCTGGGCGGTGAGCTGCTAGAAACAATGTGGACAAAAGCCGACGACAACATTGTCGTTAGCGAAGATTTATTAAGTAAAACGATCGCCCGCTTGGGAGACAGTCGCTCGTCGTCAGCATCAGCTGAGGATACGGGTGTAGACAAAAATATTCCCAAGCCATTGCGTCGTTTCGTACCCAAGAATTTCGACGACTTGCCTTGGTATGGCTTTAGCAGCAATATCCAACAGTATGATCTTAATTTTGGCGACGACAATCAGTACGTTGCCAAGTTTTACAAAATTAAGGCGGGCAAAGAGTTACCTGAGCATACACACAAGGGCAACGAGTTTACTTTAGTGATGAGTGGAGCCTTCAGTGACGAGGCTGGCAGCTACCATAGTGGTGACTTCATTCTCGCAAACGAGCAGACTCAACACAGCCCTCGTGCTCATAACGACATGGATTGTATCTGCTTTGCGGTTATGGATGCGCCCTTGAAACTGACTGGTTTCTGGGGAGCTCTTATTAACCCATTCTTACGCTGA
- a CDS encoding adenine phosphoribosyltransferase, whose amino-acid sequence MSAYENEIKQAVRTIENWPDEGVMFRDIMPLLQDAHIFRKLIDSFVHRYQKETVDAVAAIDARGFILGAPLAYELGVPLVPVRKKGKLPYETVSQSYKLEYGEAEIELHTDALKAGDNVVVMDDLIATGGTMLAACELIKKLDANVLEVAAIIDLPDLKGSERLRDAGFNIYSICQFDGL is encoded by the coding sequence ATGTCTGCATACGAAAACGAAATTAAGCAAGCGGTTCGAACGATAGAGAACTGGCCAGATGAAGGTGTGATGTTTCGCGATATCATGCCCTTGCTGCAAGACGCCCATATTTTTAGAAAACTAATCGATAGCTTTGTACACCGTTACCAAAAAGAAACTGTGGATGCGGTCGCTGCCATTGATGCCCGTGGCTTTATCCTTGGTGCGCCTTTAGCATATGAGTTGGGAGTACCGTTGGTGCCGGTGCGTAAAAAAGGAAAACTCCCTTACGAAACCGTGAGCCAAAGCTACAAACTCGAGTACGGCGAAGCAGAGATCGAGCTGCACACAGATGCTCTAAAAGCCGGCGATAACGTAGTGGTAATGGATGATTTAATCGCAACTGGGGGAACCATGCTAGCGGCCTGCGAGCTGATCAAGAAGCTGGATGCGAATGTATTGGAAGTAGCGGCTATCATTGATCTACCAGACCTAAAGGGCAGTGAGCGCCTGAGGGACGCTGGCTTTAATATCTACAGCATTTGCCAGTTTGATGGTCTGTGA
- a CDS encoding NCS2 family permease — MLEKLFKLSQFGTTPKTEVIAGFTTYLTMAYIIFVNPAILADAGMDKGAVFVATCIAAAIGCFIMGFWANLPVALAPGMGLNAFFTYGVVLGMGHDWQTALGAVFFSGVLFIILSVLRIREMIINAIPSALKLAIAAGIGAFLALIALKSAGIIVDHPATLVTLGEINEFKPAIALAGFFAIIALVQRNVPGAVMLVILAVSAIGIAVGDVEYAGIMSMPPSMAPTFMQMDLAAALDVAMISVIFAFLFVDLFDTSGTLIAVTQRAGLTTSDGKVPRLRQALMADSSATIAGAALGTSTTTSYIESASGVAAGGRTGLTAITVGLLFLVSIFFAPLAGMIPAYATAGAILYVSVLMMFSLKDVNWEDLTESAPVVVVLLLTPLTFSIAHGITLGFITYAAAKLLGNKREDVTVSVWIISALLLLKVIFIG, encoded by the coding sequence ATGCTTGAGAAACTCTTTAAGCTGAGTCAATTCGGCACTACACCTAAAACCGAGGTCATAGCCGGTTTCACCACCTACCTAACTATGGCCTATATCATTTTTGTTAACCCAGCCATCCTTGCCGATGCCGGTATGGACAAGGGCGCTGTTTTTGTCGCCACCTGTATTGCCGCAGCTATCGGTTGTTTCATCATGGGTTTTTGGGCCAACTTACCTGTTGCCCTCGCTCCAGGTATGGGTCTTAACGCCTTCTTCACCTATGGCGTCGTATTAGGTATGGGACATGACTGGCAAACTGCACTCGGTGCTGTGTTCTTCAGTGGTGTGCTCTTCATCATATTGAGTGTCTTGCGCATTCGCGAAATGATCATTAACGCGATACCATCAGCGCTTAAGCTCGCAATTGCCGCTGGTATCGGTGCGTTCCTTGCGCTTATCGCGCTGAAAAGTGCTGGTATCATTGTGGATCATCCAGCAACGCTTGTGACACTAGGCGAAATCAACGAATTCAAACCAGCTATCGCATTGGCTGGCTTCTTCGCCATCATTGCATTGGTTCAGCGCAATGTGCCAGGAGCCGTAATGCTCGTCATTCTTGCTGTTTCTGCTATCGGTATCGCGGTAGGAGATGTTGAATATGCAGGCATCATGTCTATGCCACCATCAATGGCGCCAACCTTCATGCAAATGGATCTGGCAGCCGCTCTTGATGTCGCCATGATCAGTGTAATCTTTGCTTTCCTATTCGTAGATTTGTTTGACACCAGCGGTACGCTAATCGCAGTGACACAGCGTGCGGGTTTAACCACTTCAGATGGTAAGGTACCTCGTTTACGTCAAGCATTAATGGCCGATAGTTCAGCAACTATTGCCGGCGCTGCCTTAGGTACATCAACTACTACCAGCTATATCGAAAGTGCTTCTGGCGTTGCTGCAGGTGGTCGAACTGGTCTAACGGCCATCACCGTTGGTTTATTATTCCTCGTGAGCATTTTCTTTGCACCACTAGCTGGGATGATCCCTGCCTACGCAACAGCTGGCGCAATCCTTTATGTTTCCGTCTTGATGATGTTTAGCCTTAAAGACGTAAATTGGGAAGACCTAACCGAATCTGCGCCCGTTGTGGTTGTGTTATTGCTAACACCTCTCACATTTTCTATCGCACACGGTATTACGCTTGGCTTCATCACCTATGCAGCAGCAAAACTGTTGGGTAATAAGCGTGAAGATGTTACCGTAAGCGTGTGGATTATTTCCGCGCTATTATTATTAAAGGTTATCTTTATCGGATAA
- a CDS encoding mechanosensitive ion channel family protein, translated as MDSIVNWVNENQELIIDHTFDALIALLIFVVGIKISSIIANLLAAILNKRNTDLAVVGFVKSLFKAILITCVIIIALSHAGVETTSFIAILGAAGLAIGLSLQGSLSNFASGILISVFRPFKAGDYIEAGGTAGIVQKIEIFFTYLNTPDNKQVVVPNSQITSSNIVNYSSNATRRVDLIIGVAYEADLREAQKVIKQCLDQHEKVLSDPEYLVGVDALADSSVNILLRAWVKSEDFLTTRLELNEQIKLELDANNISIPFPQMDVRISNS; from the coding sequence ATGGATTCGATAGTAAACTGGGTAAATGAAAACCAAGAGCTGATTATCGACCATACTTTCGATGCCTTGATTGCCCTCCTCATTTTTGTGGTGGGCATCAAAATTTCCAGTATTATTGCCAACCTATTAGCCGCAATCCTCAATAAACGTAATACCGACCTTGCCGTTGTGGGCTTTGTAAAAAGCTTATTCAAAGCCATACTCATCACCTGCGTTATCATCATTGCTTTAAGTCATGCAGGGGTGGAAACCACCAGTTTCATTGCCATTTTAGGTGCCGCTGGTCTTGCTATCGGCTTATCACTACAAGGCTCTTTATCCAACTTTGCTTCTGGCATTCTTATTTCCGTATTTCGTCCTTTTAAGGCGGGGGATTATATTGAAGCAGGCGGTACCGCAGGTATCGTACAAAAAATCGAAATCTTCTTTACCTATTTAAACACGCCCGATAATAAGCAAGTGGTTGTTCCCAATAGCCAGATCACTTCAAGCAACATCGTTAATTATTCAAGCAATGCGACTCGCCGTGTTGATCTCATTATTGGCGTCGCGTACGAAGCCGATTTAAGAGAAGCACAAAAAGTCATCAAACAATGCTTAGATCAGCACGAAAAAGTGCTATCAGATCCAGAGTATTTGGTAGGCGTAGATGCACTGGCAGATTCCAGTGTGAATATCCTTTTGCGTGCATGGGTGAAAAGTGAAGACTTTTTGACCACTCGACTCGAACTCAACGAGCAAATTAAACTTGAGCTTGATGCTAACAATATCTCTATTCCATTCCCGCAAATGGATGTTCGCATCAGCAACTCTTAA